The Candidatus Binatia bacterium genome has a segment encoding these proteins:
- a CDS encoding L,D-transpeptidase, whose translation MVRFGWFAVLSGLVLVASTLAPAMPLQQWFDPEPTAYRLEVDKRQRVMHLWREDHLLRSFRIALGKQPNGSKQHRGDGRTPVGRYYIGDKRPSRRFKKFLALTYPNVSDAERALQQNLIDQELWADILFATLERALPPQNTPLGGGVGIHGYGGREELPIDWTEGCIAVSDSEIDYLYEIVPVGTPVDIREE comes from the coding sequence ATGGTGCGGTTCGGGTGGTTTGCGGTACTGAGTGGACTCGTGCTCGTAGCGTCCACTCTGGCACCGGCTATGCCCTTACAGCAGTGGTTCGACCCAGAACCCACGGCTTACCGACTCGAAGTGGACAAGCGCCAAAGGGTCATGCACCTCTGGCGCGAGGATCATTTGCTCCGTTCGTTTCGCATCGCTCTCGGCAAGCAACCGAATGGCAGCAAGCAGCATCGTGGGGACGGCCGCACGCCTGTGGGTCGGTACTACATTGGCGACAAGCGCCCGAGCCGACGATTCAAGAAATTCCTGGCGCTCACCTACCCCAACGTGTCGGACGCCGAGCGGGCCCTGCAGCAGAACCTCATCGATCAGGAATTGTGGGCGGATATTTTGTTCGCCACTCTCGAGCGCGCACTGCCGCCGCAGAATACACCCTTAGGGGGCGGCGTCGGCATTCATGGTTACGGCGGGCGGGAGGAGCTGCCCATCGATTGGACCGAAGGCTGCATCGCCGTGAGCGATAGCGAGATCGATTACCTGTACGAAATCGTTCCCGTGGGAACCCCCGTGGATATTCGCGAAGAGTGA
- a CDS encoding YhbY family RNA-binding protein yields the protein MVKHENSTRGADESGASEATIPLGARGPAPVLTGKQRKLLRGRAHHLAAVVRVGQQGTTAAVLRAVEEALAAHELVKVRCHRPEDKRRWARELAEATGAALCGLIGHTAILYRPRPEAEAAQPSEANPDEG from the coding sequence ATGGTGAAGCACGAGAATTCGACAAGAGGAGCTGACGAGTCGGGGGCGAGCGAGGCGACCATTCCGCTGGGCGCGCGGGGGCCTGCGCCGGTGCTCACGGGTAAGCAACGCAAGCTGCTTCGCGGTCGCGCACACCATCTGGCAGCCGTGGTGCGGGTGGGTCAGCAAGGCACGACCGCAGCCGTACTGCGTGCGGTGGAGGAAGCGCTCGCGGCTCATGAGCTTGTGAAGGTGCGTTGCCACCGGCCGGAAGACAAACGCCGCTGGGCAAGGGAACTCGCTGAAGCGACCGGAGCGGCGTTGTGTGGTCTCATTGGCCACACGGCGATTTTGTACCGGCCGCGCCCCGAGGCGGAGGCTGCGCAACCCTCTGAGGCGAATCCTGATGAGGGTTGA
- a CDS encoding site-specific integrase, translated as AHYRGLNVAPERQTVGEFLDRWLRDCVPSRSRPRTLESYSSVARIHLNPTIGKIPLNRLSPQHVQQLLTAKLQEGLSPRTVQYIHRVLSMALNQAVKWDLLPRNVCQAVSPPRVTRYKVEPLTADEARRFLEAVRGSPEETLFALTIALGLRLGEVLGLRWEDIDLEERTLSVRYQLQSRGSKTLTEPKSERSRRMLPLPSFLVEVLRVHRKRQRQMRLLAGSRWKDTRFVFTTTVGTPMDPRRVGRLFHRALEKAGLPRKRFHDLRHTAASLLLAQAVHPRVIMELLGHSQITVTMNTYAHVMPQLQREAVDKVGNLLHRP; from the coding sequence ATGCGCACTATCGTGGACTCAACGTCGCGCCCGAGCGGCAAACGGTAGGAGAGTTCCTCGACCGCTGGCTTCGAGATTGTGTGCCTTCGCGAAGTCGACCACGAACCCTGGAAAGTTACTCGTCCGTGGCTCGCATCCACCTCAATCCCACCATTGGCAAGATTCCTTTGAACCGGCTCTCGCCGCAGCACGTCCAGCAGCTCCTCACAGCCAAGCTTCAAGAAGGCCTGTCTCCGCGCACGGTTCAGTACATTCACCGGGTACTCTCAATGGCACTAAATCAGGCCGTGAAGTGGGATCTTCTTCCGCGTAATGTCTGCCAAGCGGTGAGTCCACCACGGGTGACTCGATACAAAGTGGAGCCGTTGACCGCTGACGAAGCACGAAGATTTCTCGAAGCGGTTCGCGGCTCTCCGGAAGAGACACTCTTTGCCCTTACGATCGCTCTCGGGCTGAGGCTTGGAGAAGTGCTGGGCCTTCGTTGGGAGGATATCGACCTCGAGGAACGTACACTAAGCGTCCGCTATCAGCTTCAGTCGCGCGGCTCGAAAACACTTACCGAACCGAAGTCGGAACGGTCGCGACGGATGCTGCCGTTGCCATCGTTCCTCGTTGAGGTGCTGCGGGTGCACCGGAAGCGACAAAGGCAAATGCGTCTCCTGGCTGGCTCCCGATGGAAAGACACCCGCTTCGTGTTCACCACCACGGTGGGAACGCCCATGGACCCGCGCAGAGTGGGCCGCTTGTTTCACCGCGCCTTGGAGAAAGCAGGACTACCGCGCAAGCGCTTTCACGACCTGCGCCACACCGCCGCCTCTTTACTCCTCGCACAAGCAGTACATCCCCGGGTCATCATGGAACTTCTCGGCCACTCTCAGATTACCGTGACGATGAACACCTACGCGCACGTGATGCCACAACTGCAACGCGAGGCGGTGGATAAGGTCGGGAATCTCCTTCACCGTCCGTAG
- the sufT gene encoding putative Fe-S cluster assembly protein SufT, translating into MDHERVEFARDCAAVAIPGGERFTIPRGTIGYVTQTLGGNFTVNIPSMGGLFRIEAADADAIGREAQGTQASGGESEGDLEARVWAQLRTCYDPEIPVNIVDLGLIYDLQIQDLPAGGKRVEVKMTLTAPGCGMGVYIAQDARAKLLTLPEVEEAEVELVWDPPWSPHMISPEGRQILGMD; encoded by the coding sequence ATGGATCACGAACGTGTGGAATTCGCGCGCGACTGTGCAGCCGTTGCCATTCCGGGTGGGGAGCGATTCACGATCCCGCGCGGGACAATTGGCTACGTCACGCAGACGCTGGGCGGCAACTTCACGGTGAATATCCCCAGCATGGGGGGATTATTTCGCATCGAGGCAGCGGATGCCGATGCGATCGGGCGAGAGGCTCAGGGAACGCAGGCCTCGGGAGGTGAATCGGAGGGGGACCTCGAGGCACGCGTCTGGGCGCAACTGCGCACCTGTTACGACCCCGAGATTCCGGTGAACATCGTCGACCTCGGGCTCATTTACGACCTGCAGATTCAGGATCTCCCAGCCGGTGGGAAGAGAGTCGAGGTGAAGATGACGCTCACGGCACCTGGTTGCGGCATGGGAGTGTACATCGCGCAAGATGCGCGGGCGAAGTTACTGACGCTGCCCGAGGTGGAAGAGGCAGAGGTGGAACTCGTTTGGGATCCGCCCTGGAGTCCGCACATGATCTCGCCGGAAGGCCGGCAAATCTTGGGGATGGACTAA